The following are encoded in a window of Kitasatospora fiedleri genomic DNA:
- a CDS encoding methionine ABC transporter permease: protein MTWDQMQELMWPATWETFGMVGIAGLASLLIGLPIGLLLVLTDKGGLLQNLAVSRVLGAVVNVGRSIPFVILIVAVIPLTRAIAGTTLGWQAASVPLAIGAIPFFARLVETSVREVDGGLVEALKSMGAGTGSIVRKTLLPEALPALVASATTTVIALIGYSAMAGAVGGGGLGDLAIRYGYQRFETTFMWVIVAELVVIVTVIQLLGDLAARRLSHRGDYRSPLGFFRSASAGPKDTEEDLLSSH from the coding sequence ATGACCTGGGACCAGATGCAGGAACTGATGTGGCCCGCCACCTGGGAGACCTTCGGCATGGTCGGCATCGCCGGGCTCGCCAGCCTGCTGATCGGCCTGCCGATCGGGCTGCTGCTGGTGCTCACCGACAAGGGCGGCCTGCTGCAGAACCTGGCCGTCAGCCGGGTGCTCGGCGCGGTCGTCAACGTCGGGCGCTCCATCCCGTTCGTCATCCTGATCGTCGCGGTGATCCCGCTCACCCGGGCGATCGCGGGCACCACGCTCGGCTGGCAGGCCGCCAGCGTCCCGCTCGCGATCGGCGCGATCCCGTTCTTCGCCCGGCTGGTGGAGACCTCCGTCCGCGAGGTGGACGGCGGGCTGGTCGAGGCGCTCAAGTCGATGGGCGCCGGCACCGGCTCCATCGTCCGCAAGACCCTGCTGCCCGAGGCGCTGCCCGCGCTGGTCGCCTCCGCCACCACCACGGTGATCGCGCTGATCGGCTACTCCGCGATGGCCGGCGCGGTCGGCGGCGGCGGCCTCGGCGACCTCGCCATCCGCTACGGCTACCAGCGCTTCGAGACCACCTTCATGTGGGTCATCGTCGCCGAACTCGTGGTCATCGTCACCGTGATCCAGCTGCTCGGCGACCTCGCCGCCCGCCGGCTCTCGCACCGCGGCGACTACCGCAGCCCGCTCGGCTTCTTCCGCTCCGCCAGCGCCGGGCCGAAGGACACCGAGGAAGACCTGCTCTCCTCGCACTGA
- a CDS encoding MetQ/NlpA family ABC transporter substrate-binding protein, producing MRNVLKTTALTATAAGLALTLAACSSDSSGASADPNKPLVVAASPTPHAQILKFVQDNLAAKAGLKLDIKEVSDYVTPNTSVQDGSADANYFQHQPYLDDFNKKNGTDVVSVETVHLEPLGVYSKKVKSITELKDGAQVAVPSDATNEGRALKLLADNNVITLKDGAGTTATVQDVTGNPKNLKFKELEAAQLPRSLDDVDAAVINGNYALGANLKPATDALVLEKAEGNPYANILAVKKGHESDPRVQKLAELLHSDEVKKYIDDNFQGAVIPAF from the coding sequence GTGCGTAACGTCCTGAAGACCACCGCCCTGACCGCCACCGCCGCCGGCCTCGCGCTCACCCTGGCCGCCTGCTCCTCGGACTCCTCCGGCGCCTCCGCCGACCCGAACAAGCCCCTGGTGGTCGCCGCCAGCCCCACCCCGCACGCGCAGATCCTCAAGTTCGTGCAGGACAACCTGGCGGCCAAGGCCGGGCTCAAGCTGGACATCAAGGAGGTCAGCGACTACGTGACCCCCAACACCTCGGTCCAGGACGGCTCCGCGGACGCGAACTACTTCCAGCACCAGCCCTACCTCGACGACTTCAACAAGAAGAACGGCACGGACGTCGTTTCGGTCGAGACCGTCCACCTGGAGCCGCTCGGCGTCTACTCCAAGAAGGTCAAGAGCATCACCGAGCTCAAGGACGGCGCCCAGGTCGCCGTCCCCAGCGACGCCACCAACGAGGGCCGGGCGCTCAAGCTGCTCGCCGACAACAACGTCATCACCCTCAAGGACGGCGCCGGCACCACCGCCACCGTCCAGGACGTCACCGGCAACCCGAAGAACCTCAAGTTCAAGGAGCTGGAGGCGGCCCAGCTGCCGCGCTCCCTCGACGACGTCGACGCCGCCGTCATCAACGGCAACTACGCGCTGGGCGCCAACCTCAAGCCCGCCACCGACGCGCTGGTGCTGGAGAAGGCCGAGGGCAACCCCTACGCCAACATCCTCGCCGTCAAGAAGGGCCACGAGAGCGACCCGCGGGTCCAGAAGCTCGCCGAGCTGCTGCACTCCGACGAGGTGAAGAAGTACATCGACGACAACTTCCAGGGCGCCGTCATCCCGGCGTTCTGA
- a CDS encoding methionine ABC transporter ATP-binding protein, whose amino-acid sequence MITTEGLTKVYRSGGREVRALDDVDLHVRQGEVFGVVGTSGAGKSTLIRCVNLLERPSSGTVTVDGVELTALSGGRERAGRELREARQRIGMVFQHFNLLSSRTVQQNVELPLEIIGLDRRERRRKAAELLDLVGLADKARQYPAQLSGGQKQRVGIARALAGDPKVLLSDEATSALDPETTRSILKLLRELNQQLGLTVLLITHEMDVIKSVCDSAALMRGGRVVESGRLTDLLADGHSRIARDLFPLGDYGTRAAASEAGSRTVLEITFQGDAPAQPFVSQLARTYQIDISILGAAVETIAGRLVGRMRVELPGSHTDNVVPIGYLRQQGLQVDVLDLSNGAAA is encoded by the coding sequence GTGATCACCACCGAGGGCCTGACCAAGGTCTACCGCTCCGGCGGCCGCGAGGTCCGGGCACTGGACGACGTCGACCTGCACGTGCGGCAGGGCGAGGTGTTCGGCGTCGTCGGCACCAGCGGCGCCGGCAAGTCCACCCTGATCCGGTGCGTCAACCTGCTGGAGCGGCCCAGCTCCGGCACCGTCACCGTCGACGGCGTGGAGCTGACCGCGCTCTCCGGCGGCCGGGAGCGCGCCGGGCGCGAGCTGCGGGAGGCCCGGCAGCGGATCGGCATGGTCTTCCAGCACTTCAACCTGCTCTCCTCGCGCACCGTCCAGCAGAACGTCGAACTCCCGCTGGAGATCATCGGCCTGGACCGGCGCGAGCGCCGCCGCAAGGCCGCCGAACTGCTCGACCTGGTCGGCCTCGCCGACAAGGCCCGCCAGTACCCCGCCCAGCTCTCCGGCGGCCAGAAGCAGCGCGTCGGCATCGCCCGCGCCCTGGCCGGCGACCCCAAGGTGCTGCTCTCCGACGAGGCCACCAGCGCCCTCGACCCGGAGACCACCCGCTCGATCCTCAAGCTGCTGCGCGAGCTCAACCAGCAGCTCGGCCTGACCGTCCTGCTGATCACCCACGAGATGGACGTCATCAAGTCGGTCTGCGACTCCGCCGCCCTGATGCGCGGCGGCCGGGTCGTCGAGAGCGGCCGGCTCACCGACCTGCTCGCCGACGGCCACTCCCGGATCGCCCGCGACCTCTTCCCGCTCGGCGACTACGGCACCCGGGCCGCGGCCTCGGAGGCGGGGTCGCGCACCGTCCTGGAGATCACCTTCCAGGGCGACGCGCCCGCCCAGCCGTTCGTCTCCCAGCTGGCCCGCACCTACCAGATCGACATCAGCATCCTCGGCGCGGCCGTCGAGACCATCGCCGGCCGCCTGGTCGGCCGGATGCGGGTCGAACTGCCCGGCAGCCACACCGACAACGTGGTGCCGATCGGCTACCTGCGCCAACAGGGACTCCAGGTGGACGTCCTCGACCTGTCGAACGGAGCGGCGGCATGA
- the cbiE gene encoding precorrin-6y C5,15-methyltransferase (decarboxylating) subunit CbiE, which produces MADRITVIGWDGTPLTQSAADALAGATLVAGAAYQLAALPVPERAERIGLADLRAAARKIADHRGAAVVVAEGDPGFFGVVRTLRRPEYGLELEVLPAVSSVATAFARAGMAWEDAQVVSAHGGRLRRAANVCRAHPKVAVLTTGGAGPSELALMLRGVPRTFVVCEALGTAEEDVTVLTSERVPDHDWRDPSVVLVIGNVPPAEAASGWLAGRPLDHPGPQRGWALPGRAYAGADADARRPRALPPHVRALALARLAPAPGDLLWTVGAGDGALAVEAARFGAAVVAVEAEPADCARISANARKAGVEVETAAGSGPDVLGALPEPDAVAVEHGGPAMVRAVAARKPERVVAVARTLAEATETRQILDAAGYRVDGLLLQSAPLRAEPDTGGGPSFGRGDYTLLIWGEPYD; this is translated from the coding sequence ATGGCTGACCGGATCACGGTCATCGGGTGGGACGGCACCCCCTTGACCCAGAGCGCCGCCGACGCACTCGCCGGAGCCACCCTGGTCGCCGGGGCGGCCTACCAGCTCGCCGCCCTCCCCGTCCCCGAACGCGCCGAACGCATCGGCCTGGCCGACCTGCGGGCCGCCGCCCGGAAGATCGCCGACCACCGCGGCGCCGCCGTCGTCGTCGCCGAGGGCGACCCCGGCTTCTTCGGCGTCGTGCGCACCCTGCGCCGCCCCGAGTACGGCCTCGAACTCGAAGTCCTGCCCGCCGTCTCCTCGGTGGCCACCGCCTTCGCCCGGGCCGGAATGGCCTGGGAGGACGCCCAGGTGGTCTCCGCCCACGGCGGACGGCTGCGCCGCGCCGCCAACGTCTGCCGCGCCCACCCCAAGGTCGCCGTCCTCACCACCGGCGGCGCCGGGCCCAGCGAACTCGCCCTGATGCTCCGCGGCGTCCCCCGCACCTTCGTGGTCTGCGAGGCGCTCGGCACCGCCGAGGAGGACGTCACCGTCCTCACCTCCGAACGCGTCCCCGACCACGACTGGCGCGACCCCTCCGTCGTCCTGGTCATCGGCAACGTCCCGCCCGCCGAGGCCGCCTCCGGCTGGCTGGCCGGCCGACCGCTCGACCACCCCGGCCCGCAGCGCGGCTGGGCGCTCCCCGGCCGGGCGTACGCCGGAGCGGACGCCGACGCCCGGCGCCCCCGCGCCCTCCCGCCGCACGTCCGCGCGCTGGCCCTGGCCCGGCTCGCCCCCGCACCGGGCGACCTGCTGTGGACCGTCGGCGCCGGGGACGGCGCGCTCGCCGTCGAGGCCGCCCGGTTCGGCGCCGCCGTGGTCGCCGTCGAGGCCGAACCCGCCGACTGCGCCCGGATCTCCGCCAACGCCCGCAAGGCCGGCGTCGAGGTCGAGACCGCCGCCGGCTCCGGCCCCGACGTGCTCGGCGCCCTCCCCGAACCCGACGCCGTCGCCGTCGAACACGGCGGCCCCGCCATGGTCCGCGCCGTCGCCGCCCGCAAACCCGAACGGGTGGTCGCCGTCGCCCGCACCCTCGCCGAAGCCACCGAGACCCGCCAGATCCTGGACGCCGCCGGCTACCGCGTCGACGGCCTGCTGCTCCAGTCCGCCCCCCTGCGCGCCGAACCCGACACCGGCGGCGGACCCTCCTTCGGACGCGGCGACTACACCCTGCTGATCTGGGGCGAACCGTACGACTGA
- the cobA gene encoding uroporphyrinogen-III C-methyltransferase, which produces MTAPTPHPHPSTRGLTPYPVGLLLTGRRVVVVGGGQVAQRRLPALIAAGAEIHLISPATTPAVSAMADAGELTWHRRPYADGDLADTWYALVATDDPAVNTAVSAEAERLRVFCSRSDDASAATAWTPASGHDSGATVAVLTGDPRHSAALRDSIVAGLRDGSLAARQYRARDAGVALVGGGPGDPDLITVRGRRLLADADVVVADRLAPRELLAELPPHVEVIDASKIPYGRYMAQEAINRTLIEHAKAGKFVVRLKGGDPYVFGRGGEELLACVEAGVPVTVVPGISSSISVPAAAGIPVTHRGLTHEFTVISGHVGPGERSLTNWEAVAGMTGTLVLLMAVDKIGAIAAELLAHGRAADTPVAVVQEGTTAGQRRVDATLATIAETVAAEGIKPPAVIVIGEVVGVLGE; this is translated from the coding sequence ATGACCGCGCCCACCCCCCACCCCCACCCGTCGACCCGGGGCCTCACCCCGTACCCCGTCGGGCTGCTGCTCACCGGCCGCCGCGTCGTGGTCGTCGGCGGCGGACAGGTCGCCCAGCGCCGGCTGCCCGCGCTGATCGCGGCCGGCGCCGAGATCCACCTGATATCCCCGGCCACCACCCCCGCCGTCTCCGCGATGGCCGACGCCGGCGAGCTGACCTGGCACCGGCGTCCGTACGCGGACGGCGACCTCGCCGACACCTGGTACGCGCTGGTCGCCACCGACGACCCGGCCGTCAACACCGCCGTCTCCGCCGAGGCCGAGCGGCTACGGGTGTTCTGCTCCCGCAGCGACGACGCCTCCGCCGCCACCGCCTGGACGCCCGCCTCCGGCCACGACTCCGGCGCGACCGTCGCGGTCCTCACCGGCGATCCCCGGCACTCCGCGGCCCTGCGCGACTCCATCGTGGCCGGCCTGCGCGACGGCTCCCTCGCCGCCCGCCAGTACCGCGCCCGGGACGCGGGCGTCGCCCTGGTCGGCGGCGGACCGGGCGACCCGGACCTGATCACCGTCCGGGGCCGCCGCCTGCTCGCCGACGCCGACGTGGTCGTCGCCGACCGGCTCGCCCCGCGCGAACTGCTCGCCGAGCTTCCCCCGCACGTCGAGGTGATCGACGCCTCCAAGATCCCCTACGGCCGCTACATGGCCCAGGAGGCGATCAACCGCACCCTGATCGAGCACGCCAAGGCCGGCAAGTTCGTGGTCCGGCTCAAGGGCGGCGACCCGTACGTCTTCGGCCGCGGCGGCGAGGAGCTGCTCGCCTGCGTCGAGGCGGGCGTCCCGGTCACGGTCGTCCCCGGCATCTCCTCCTCGATCAGCGTCCCCGCGGCGGCCGGCATCCCGGTCACCCACCGCGGCCTCACCCACGAGTTCACCGTCATCTCCGGCCACGTCGGCCCCGGCGAGCGCTCCCTCACCAACTGGGAGGCCGTCGCGGGGATGACCGGCACCCTGGTCCTGCTGATGGCCGTCGACAAGATCGGCGCGATCGCCGCCGAACTCCTCGCCCACGGCCGCGCCGCCGACACCCCGGTCGCCGTCGTCCAGGAGGGCACCACCGCCGGCCAGCGCCGCGTCGACGCCACCCTCGCCACCATCGCCGAGACCGTCGCCGCCGAGGGCATCAAGCCCCCGGCGGTGATCGTGATCGGCGAGGTGGTCGGCGTCCTGGGCGAGTAG
- a CDS encoding GNAT family N-acetyltransferase: MVANFPETAISTERLLLRALEDQDAPALAAMLDDELVQTWTGHPRPYRESDAHELIVRQAPERRARGRGIVFAVTEHLTQRLVGLLELDRTDWHLRATEARFVTAPWARGEGYAPEAVLGTAQWLFEDRGFQRLELRTAAGNTAAQQVAQKTGAISEGVLRNAAIVRGGEWGPGPEEHTDLIVWSLLPEDLDPPEPVHPDDRHHALRR, encoded by the coding sequence ATGGTTGCGAACTTCCCCGAGACAGCCATCAGCACCGAACGGCTGCTGCTGCGCGCCCTTGAGGACCAGGACGCCCCCGCACTGGCCGCCATGCTCGACGACGAACTCGTCCAGACCTGGACCGGACACCCCCGCCCCTACCGCGAGTCCGACGCGCACGAGCTGATCGTCCGTCAGGCCCCCGAACGGCGCGCCCGGGGGCGCGGAATCGTTTTCGCCGTCACCGAGCACCTCACCCAGCGGCTGGTCGGCCTGCTCGAACTCGACCGCACCGACTGGCACCTGCGCGCCACCGAGGCCCGCTTCGTCACCGCCCCCTGGGCCCGCGGCGAGGGCTACGCGCCCGAGGCCGTCCTCGGCACCGCCCAGTGGCTGTTCGAGGACCGCGGCTTCCAGCGCCTCGAACTGCGCACCGCCGCCGGCAACACCGCCGCCCAGCAGGTCGCCCAGAAGACCGGCGCGATCAGCGAGGGCGTGCTGCGCAACGCGGCGATAGTCCGCGGCGGGGAGTGGGGCCCGGGCCCCGAGGAGCACACCGACCTGATCGTGTGGAGCCTGCTCCCCGAGGACCTCGACCCGCCCGAACCCGTCCACCCCGACGACCGCCACCACGCCCTGCGCCGCTGA
- a CDS encoding GNAT family N-acetyltransferase: protein MGMSVIIAAARPEEAEQILKLQYLGYQSEAELYGDWTLEPLTQTLESLQAEMSEHRVLVARLGDEVVGSVRGWVDAQGVGRIGRLVVHPRMQRHGLGRRLLEGLEAQLAEDGATGGFELFTGHRSLGNLRLYRRLGYRETEVREVSRRLSIVTLAKPVATSLAA from the coding sequence ATGGGCATGAGTGTGATCATCGCAGCGGCACGACCGGAGGAGGCGGAGCAGATCCTCAAGCTCCAGTACCTCGGTTATCAGAGCGAGGCGGAGCTGTACGGCGACTGGACGCTGGAGCCGCTGACCCAGACCCTGGAGAGCCTCCAGGCCGAGATGTCCGAGCACCGGGTGCTGGTGGCCCGGCTCGGCGACGAGGTGGTGGGCAGCGTCCGCGGCTGGGTGGACGCCCAGGGCGTCGGCCGGATCGGCCGGCTGGTGGTGCACCCGCGGATGCAGCGGCACGGCCTGGGCCGCCGCCTGCTGGAGGGGCTGGAGGCGCAGCTCGCCGAGGACGGCGCGACCGGCGGCTTCGAGCTGTTCACCGGCCACCGCAGCCTGGGCAACCTGCGGCTGTACCGCCGGCTCGGCTACCGCGAGACCGAGGTGCGCGAGGTGTCCCGCCGGCTGTCGATCGTGACCCTGGCCAAGCCGGTGGCGACCAGCCTGGCCGCCTGA
- the cobT gene encoding nicotinate-nucleotide--dimethylbenzimidazole phosphoribosyltransferase, which produces MTDGGHAPSTGPLAPEPGPGGPVPEHHLGAPLQPAAPAGPWHGDQRPAYTFLDQPDGDEEDDVLLMPGPQTAWGDAVHGTVESAEPAAEPAVEPVAEPFVAPLGEPLVAGEQPPGTPVAPSWPPLAPPVLTATQPVEPAAAPAAGPSAAPAAPGAEGVGSGTLHLGAPQAQAQAQPVTPAPAPTAAAVQQPAPPQPRRPLHAGPPIPDPSLMTGHVPVRSLADRGPSLPGGTPAYGVPVLTAETVQQQAAVQTQAPVPPQAQPQPAPAVQVPAPAQPQVVEAAAAAVVAEPVAVAPPVVEPPVAVEPVAEAPVAVEAPAPAAEPVVEQPVAVEVPVAPVAGPAANLAPVFVEPAQQVEPPAAVPAAETVEAVEAVEPVEAVEPAAVVAEAAPAPSEPQPQPQPEAVAEPTAAEPTAAEPTAVEAVDAPSAEQPETVAAEQSAQAPAAEPEAAQPVEAATAQTVSGEAAAAPIPAPAGKSSGRGAHRRISAFLAAPAGLPLLEPEGAQAAAEPQPEAVAEQPAVEAPEAPEAVTAPEQAQAEAPAAEQPVEPVAEAAVEAPAEETQPQPEAEAVAEQPVEPVAEQAVEPVAAPEAESAPQPEAEPEQAEQPQPAAVEETAGADVEAEAEAEAEAAEVETVTESESEPEAAEGERPPAAPGYDEAGREAVHQVIRERRDVRNGFRSDAIPHEVLIRVLEAAHTAPSVGYSQPWDFVVIRSAKTRRKMHELAERQREAYADSLPKGRAKQFKEIKIEAILETPVNIVVTADRTRGGRHTLGRHTQPQMAPYSAALAVENLWLAARAEGLGVGWVSFFDEEELVRELGLPEHLEVVAYLCVGYVDAFPDEPELQQQGWAKKRPLSWVVHEEQYGNRALPGEEPHDLLSDTLRGIRPLDAKALGEAWDRQKRMTKPAGSLGVLEMIAAQLSGLARQCPPPVPEPGCVAIFAGDHGVHAQGVTPWPQEVTAQMVGNFLAGGAVVNSFAAQVGTEVCVVDVGVAAELPDAIQQGRTTGLLPRKVKPGTDDMTQGPAMSRDEALRAIEVGIETARDLVAAGNKVLITGDMGIANTTASAALISVFTETDPAEVTGRGTGIDDETHARKVEVIRQALDLHKPDPADPIGVLSAVGGLEHAAIAGFLLGAASLRVPVILDGVIAGSAALVAKAIAPEVLAACIAGHRSAEPGHQTALAKLGLRPLIDLDLRLGEGTGALLALPLVQSAARAMHDVATFDSAGVTEKA; this is translated from the coding sequence ATGACCGACGGCGGCCACGCCCCCAGTACCGGTCCCCTCGCGCCCGAACCCGGGCCCGGCGGACCCGTCCCGGAGCACCACCTCGGCGCGCCCCTCCAGCCCGCCGCGCCCGCCGGGCCCTGGCACGGCGACCAGCGGCCCGCGTACACCTTCCTCGACCAGCCCGACGGCGACGAGGAGGACGACGTCCTGCTGATGCCCGGCCCGCAGACCGCCTGGGGCGACGCCGTGCACGGCACCGTCGAGTCCGCCGAACCGGCCGCGGAGCCGGCCGTGGAGCCGGTGGCCGAGCCGTTCGTCGCGCCGCTCGGCGAGCCGCTCGTCGCGGGTGAGCAGCCGCCCGGCACCCCCGTCGCGCCGTCCTGGCCGCCGCTCGCACCCCCGGTCCTGACCGCCACCCAGCCCGTCGAGCCGGCCGCCGCACCGGCCGCCGGGCCGTCCGCCGCACCGGCCGCGCCCGGTGCGGAGGGGGTCGGCAGCGGCACCCTGCACCTCGGTGCTCCGCAGGCCCAGGCGCAGGCCCAGCCCGTGACCCCGGCTCCGGCGCCGACCGCCGCCGCCGTCCAGCAGCCGGCGCCGCCGCAGCCGCGCCGCCCGCTGCACGCCGGGCCGCCGATCCCCGACCCGTCCCTGATGACCGGTCACGTCCCGGTGCGCTCGCTCGCCGACCGCGGCCCGTCCCTCCCCGGCGGCACGCCCGCGTACGGGGTGCCGGTGCTGACCGCCGAAACGGTGCAGCAGCAGGCCGCCGTGCAGACGCAGGCCCCGGTGCCGCCGCAGGCGCAGCCGCAGCCCGCTCCGGCCGTGCAGGTGCCCGCGCCGGCGCAGCCGCAGGTGGTGGAGGCCGCCGCGGCGGCGGTCGTCGCCGAGCCGGTGGCCGTGGCCCCGCCGGTCGTCGAGCCGCCCGTGGCGGTCGAGCCGGTGGCCGAGGCGCCGGTCGCCGTCGAGGCTCCCGCGCCCGCCGCCGAGCCCGTGGTGGAGCAGCCGGTGGCCGTCGAGGTCCCCGTGGCCCCCGTGGCCGGGCCCGCCGCGAACCTGGCACCGGTGTTCGTGGAACCGGCCCAGCAGGTCGAGCCGCCGGCCGCCGTACCCGCCGCCGAGACCGTCGAGGCCGTTGAGGCCGTCGAGCCCGTCGAGGCCGTCGAACCTGCGGCGGTGGTGGCCGAGGCGGCCCCCGCGCCGTCCGAGCCGCAGCCGCAGCCGCAGCCGGAAGCCGTCGCCGAGCCGACCGCCGCCGAGCCGACCGCCGCCGAGCCGACCGCCGTTGAGGCGGTCGACGCGCCGTCGGCCGAGCAGCCGGAGACCGTCGCGGCGGAGCAGTCCGCGCAGGCCCCCGCCGCCGAGCCCGAGGCCGCGCAGCCCGTCGAGGCCGCGACCGCGCAGACGGTGAGCGGCGAGGCCGCCGCGGCGCCGATCCCCGCCCCGGCGGGCAAGTCGTCCGGGCGGGGCGCGCACCGGCGGATCTCCGCCTTCCTCGCCGCGCCCGCCGGCCTGCCGCTGCTGGAGCCCGAGGGCGCGCAGGCAGCCGCGGAGCCGCAGCCCGAGGCCGTCGCCGAGCAGCCCGCGGTCGAGGCCCCCGAGGCCCCTGAGGCCGTCACGGCCCCCGAGCAGGCGCAGGCCGAGGCCCCCGCCGCCGAGCAACCGGTGGAACCAGTCGCCGAGGCTGCCGTTGAGGCCCCTGCCGAGGAGACCCAGCCGCAGCCCGAGGCCGAAGCCGTCGCCGAGCAGCCGGTGGAGCCGGTCGCCGAGCAGGCGGTCGAGCCGGTCGCGGCGCCCGAGGCCGAGTCCGCGCCCCAGCCGGAGGCCGAACCGGAGCAGGCCGAGCAGCCGCAGCCCGCGGCCGTCGAAGAGACCGCCGGAGCCGACGTCGAAGCCGAAGCCGAAGCCGAAGCCGAAGCCGCCGAGGTCGAGACCGTCACCGAGTCCGAGTCCGAGCCCGAGGCCGCCGAAGGGGAGCGCCCGCCCGCCGCGCCGGGTTACGACGAGGCCGGGCGGGAGGCCGTGCACCAGGTGATCCGGGAGCGGCGCGACGTGCGCAACGGCTTCCGGTCGGACGCGATCCCGCACGAGGTGCTGATCCGGGTGCTGGAGGCGGCGCACACCGCGCCGAGTGTCGGCTACTCGCAGCCGTGGGACTTCGTGGTGATCCGCTCCGCGAAGACCCGCCGGAAGATGCACGAGCTGGCGGAGCGTCAGCGCGAGGCGTACGCGGACTCGCTGCCCAAGGGCCGGGCGAAGCAGTTCAAGGAAATCAAGATCGAGGCGATCCTGGAGACGCCGGTCAACATCGTGGTGACCGCCGACCGCACCCGCGGCGGCCGGCACACCCTGGGCCGGCACACCCAGCCGCAGATGGCCCCGTACTCGGCCGCGCTGGCCGTGGAGAACCTGTGGCTGGCGGCCCGCGCCGAGGGCCTGGGCGTCGGCTGGGTGAGCTTCTTCGACGAGGAGGAGCTGGTCCGCGAGCTGGGTCTGCCCGAGCACCTGGAGGTCGTCGCCTACCTGTGCGTCGGCTATGTGGACGCCTTCCCGGACGAGCCGGAGCTGCAGCAGCAGGGCTGGGCGAAGAAGCGCCCGCTGTCCTGGGTGGTGCACGAGGAGCAGTACGGCAACCGCGCGCTGCCCGGCGAGGAGCCGCACGACCTGCTGTCCGACACCCTGCGCGGCATCCGTCCGCTGGACGCCAAGGCGCTCGGCGAGGCGTGGGACCGGCAGAAGCGGATGACCAAGCCCGCCGGTTCGCTCGGCGTGCTGGAGATGATCGCGGCCCAGCTGTCCGGCCTGGCCCGGCAGTGCCCGCCGCCGGTCCCGGAGCCCGGCTGCGTGGCGATCTTCGCGGGCGACCACGGCGTGCACGCCCAGGGCGTCACCCCGTGGCCGCAGGAGGTCACCGCGCAGATGGTCGGCAACTTCCTGGCCGGCGGCGCGGTGGTCAACTCCTTCGCCGCGCAGGTCGGCACCGAGGTGTGCGTGGTGGACGTCGGCGTGGCCGCCGAACTCCCGGACGCCATCCAGCAGGGCCGCACCACCGGCCTGCTGCCGCGCAAGGTCAAGCCCGGCACCGACGACATGACGCAGGGCCCGGCGATGAGCCGCGACGAGGCGCTGCGCGCGATCGAGGTCGGCATCGAGACCGCCCGCGACCTGGTCGCGGCCGGCAACAAGGTGCTGATCACCGGCGACATGGGCATCGCCAACACCACCGCCTCCGCCGCGCTGATCTCGGTCTTCACCGAGACCGACCCGGCCGAGGTCACCGGCCGCGGCACCGGCATCGACGACGAGACCCACGCCCGCAAGGTCGAGGTGATCCGGCAGGCCCTCGACCTGCACAAGCCGGACCCGGCCGACCCGATCGGCGTGCTGTCGGCCGTCGGCGGCCTGGAGCACGCCGCGATCGCCGGGTTCCTGCTCGGCGCGGCCTCGCTGCGCGTCCCGGTGATCCTGGACGGCGTGATCGCCGGTTCGGCCGCCCTGGTCGCCAAGGCCATCGCCCCCGAGGTGCTGGCCGCCTGCATCGCGGGCCACCGCTCCGCCGAGCCCGGCCACCAGACCGCGCTCGCCAAGCTCGGCCTGCGCCCGCTGATCGACCTCGACCTGCGGCTCGGCGAGGGCACCGGCGCCCTGCTGGCCCTCCCGCTGGTGCAGAGCGCGGCCCGGGCGATGCACGATGTAGCCACCTTCGACTCCGCCGGAGTCACCGAGAAGGCCTGA